The proteins below are encoded in one region of Diorhabda carinulata isolate Delta chromosome 3, icDioCari1.1, whole genome shotgun sequence:
- the LOC130892014 gene encoding protein charybde-like, giving the protein MEVLPFVDIKHSSLEGCETEYNEFFGLEETSVIESLSKRLEGELRTAKRTHLSVGEVLLPNGLTHSIAKDLFYLADSEPCGLRGCTLYIDFEMNDIKTNLSQVKCDASTPSTFEVYLTLKQAVTGWNSLLPQFLRKITKSGAIMISVEYDLQKKQLYRSDY; this is encoded by the exons atggAAGTTTTACCATTCGTTGATATCAAACACAGCAGTCTAGAag GCTGTGAAACGGAATACAATGAATTTTTCGGATTAGAAGAAACATCAGTGATAGAATCGTTATCGAAACGTCTCGAAGGAGAACTTAGGACTGCTAAACGTACCCACCTTTCCGTAGGAGAAGTACTCCTCCCCAACGGACTGACTCATTCGATAGCCAAAGATCTCTTTTATTTGGCCGATTCCGAGCCCTGCGGACTTAGGGGTTGTACTTTATATATAGACTTCGAGATGAATGACATTAAAACGAATTTAAGCCAAGTTAAGTGTGATGCTTCGACGCCTTCTACTTTCGAAGTTTACTTGACACTCAAACAGGCGGTTACAGGATGGAATTCACTCCTTCCACAATTCCTGAG aaaaattacgaaGTCCGGGGCGATAATGATAAGCGTGGAGTACGATCTTCAAAAAAAGCAGCTATATCGGTCAGATTATTAG
- the LOC130892006 gene encoding enoyl-CoA delta isomerase 1, mitochondrial-like, with amino-acid sequence MALRNLIRACTHGYGKRYLSNEVKLLSVSVNDKTGVATVEMQRPPVNSLNLDLINEISATLTDLENNNSRGLILTSKKDGVFSAGLDILEMYKPEQERLKAFWISLQDTWLKLYGSSYPTVALINGHSPAGGCLLSLCCEYRIMLKNYTIGLNETQLGIVAPKWFIRSMVNVIGLRQAELGLTQGYMFSTDEALKIGMIDVIVDNKEGGLIEADAYLQRFAKILPGPRSLTKTYIREESIKFMEDIREDDLERFLLYTNQPAVQAGLGKYIESLKKRSSKN; translated from the coding sequence ATGGctttaagaaatttaattcggGCTTGCACTCATGGATATGGTAAAAGATATTTAAGTAATGAAGTTAAATTACTGTCTGTTAGTGTAAACGACAAAACTGGTGTTGCGACAGTAGAAATGCAACGACCACCTGTTAATAGCTTAAATTTGGATTTGATTAATGAAATATCGGCTACTTTAACCGATCTTGAAAATAACAATTCGAGAGGATTAATTTTAACATCAAAGAAAGATGGTGTATTCAGCGCTGGCttagatatattagaaatgtataAACCAGAACAAGAACGATTAAAAGCTTTTTGGATTTCTCTTCAAGACACGTGGTTAAAACTATATGGAAGTTCTTATCCGACAGTAGCTTTAATTAACGGCCATTCACCAGCTGGCGGGTGTCTTCTATCGCTGTGTTGTGAATATAGAATCATGCTCAAGAATTACACAATCGGATTGAACGAAACACAGCTCGGTATTGTAGCTCCCAAGTGGTTCATAAGATCAATGGTTAATGTAATTGGTTTACGTCAAGCTGAATTAGGTCTTACGCAAGGTTATATGTTTAGTACTGATGAAGCTTTGAAAATCGGTATGATAGATGTAATCGTCGATAATAAGGAGGGTGGTTTAATTGAAGCAGATGCTTACTTACAAAGATTTGCGAAAATCCTCCCTGGTCCTAGGTCACTTACAAAAACTTATATCAGGGAGGAATCGATTAAATTCATGGAAGATATTCGTGAAGATGATTTAGAAAGGTTTTTATTGTACACTAATCAGCCTGCAGTTCAAGCTGGACTTGGGAAATATATTGAGAGTTTGAAGAAGAGATCGtcgaaaaattga
- the LOC130892000 gene encoding stress-activated protein kinase JNK: protein MSRLLQFYTVEVGDTKFTILKRYQNLKPIGSGAQGIVCAAVDTATQQNVAIKKLSRPFQNVTHAKRAYREFKLMKLVNHKNIIGLLNAFTPQRTLEEFQDVYLVMELMDANLCQVIQMDLDHERMSYLLYQMLCGIKHLHSAGIIHRDLKPSNIVVKSDCTLKILDFGLARTAGTTFMMTPYVVTRYYRAPEVILGMGYTENVDIWSVGCIMGEMIRGGVLFPGTDHIDQWNKIIEQLGTPSQQFMVRLQPTVRNYVENRPRHHGFSFEKLFPDVLFPSDSSEHNKLKACQARDLLSKMLVIDPQSRISVDDALLHPYINVWYDEQEVNAPAPGPYDHSVDEREHTVEQWKELIYQEVMEYETSRGRIASSSSQLSPAVNSEPNGY from the exons ATGTCGCGTCTATTACAATTTTACACCGTTGAGGTGGGCGATACGAAATTCACCATTTTGAAGAGATACCAAAATCTCAAACCAATTGGATCTGGTGCTCAAGGAATAGTTTG CGCTGCTGTAGATACGGCTACTCAACAAAATGTGGCTATCAAAAAACTTAGTAGACCGTTTCAAAACGTTACTCACGCCAAAAGGGCGTACAGAGAGTTTAAACTGATGAAACTCGTAAACCATAAGAAT ataattgGTTTACTTAACGCTTTCACTCCACAAAGGACATTAGAAGAATTTCAAGACGTCTATTTAGTCATGGAATTAATGGACGCCAATCTCTGTCAAGTCATTCAAATGGATTTGGATCACGAAAGGATGAGCTATTTACTCTACCAGATGTTGTGCGGTATCAAACATTTACATTCCGCTGGTATAATACACAGG gaTTTGAAACCCAGCAATATAGTAGTAAAATCAGATTGCACGTTGAAGATCTTGGACTTCGGTTTAGCTAGAACCGCTGGTACTACATTCATGATGACACCGTACGTAGTTACAAGATATTATAGAGCACCGGAGGTCATATTAGGTATGGGATATACGGAAAATGTTGATATATGGAGCGTTGGTTGTATAATGGGTGAAATGATCCGCGGAGGAGTGTTATTTCCTGGAACCGATCACATAGAtcaatggaataaaattatag AACAACTTGGTACACCGTCTCAACAATTCATGGTCCGATTACAACCAACTGTGAGAAATTACGTTGAAAACAGACCGAGACATCACGGTTTCAGTTTCGAGAAATTATTTCCCGATGTACTGTTCCCATCTGATAGTAGCGAACACAATAAGCTGAAAGCTTGCCAAGCAAGAGATCTTTTATCTAAAATGTTGGTTATAGATCCTCAGAGCAGGATATCCGTAGACGACGCTCTCTTACATCCTTACATAAACGTGTGGTACGATGAACAGGAAGTTAACGCg CCCGCTCCGGGACCGTACGATCACAGCGTAGATGAAAGGGAACACACCGTAGAACAATGGAAAGAACTGATCTACCAAGAGGTTATGGAATATGAAACTTCGCGCGGAAGAATAGCATCTTCCAGTTCTCAACTAAGTCCCGCTGTCAATAGTGAACCCAACG GTTATTGA
- the LOC130892011 gene encoding 60S ribosomal protein L11, with amino-acid sequence MAPVAKAKDGKDKKEVKDKTKNHMRELHIRKLCLNICVGESGDRLTRAAKVLEQLTGQQPVFSKARYTVRSFGIRRNEKIAVHCTVRGAKAEEILERGLKVREYELRRDNFSASGNFGFGIQEHIDLGIKYDPSIGIYGLDFYVVLGRPGFNVAHRRAKKGKVGFSHRLTKEDAMKWFQQKYDGIILASKK; translated from the exons ATGGCG CCCGTAGCTAAAGCTAAGGATGGAAAAGACAAAAAAGAAGTtaaagacaaaacaaaaaatcatatgaGAGAATTACACATCCGTAAATTATGTCTAAACATTTGCGTAGGGGAATCTGGTGACAGACTTACGCGTGCAGCAAag GTGTTAGAACAACTTACAGGACAACAACCTGTATTTTCAAAAGCCAGATATACTGTAAGATCTTTCGGTATCCGTCGTAACGAAAAAATTGCAGTACATTGTACTGTAAGGGGAGCCAAAGCTGAAGAGATCCTAGAAAGGGGTTTGAAAGTTAGAGAATATGAATTGAGAAGGGATAATTTCTCAG CTTCCGGTAACTTTGGTTTTGGTATCCAAGAACACATTGATCTTGGTATCAAATATGACCCAAGCATAGGTATTTATGGTCTTGACTTTTACGTAGTATTGGGTCGACCAGGATTCAACGTTGCTCACAGGAGAGCAAAGAAAGGTAAAGTTGGATTTTCCCATAGACTTACAAAAGAAGACGCCATGAAGTGGTTCCAACAGAAATACGACGGTATAATTTTAGCTAGTAAAAAATGA